The genomic interval TTAGAGATAAAAGATAACCCTTTTCACTTGGGACCACATCAGTTTCTAAGAGACAAACAATCTTTATGAGTTttaatttgcaacaaaaaaacaaaaacttGAAGCACTTGCTTTTCAAATGATAGACTATCAAACATTTATAATAAAAAGATACTATCTGTATTATATTTACGATTAAAGGAAGATACTATTTATATTATATCTCGATGTTTAAATGATATTTGAATAATAGATAGTAGAAAACAGCGTGGAGGAATGTATCCATAATAATATTGGCTAATATGGGAAAGATAGGCAtcccaatttaatttaataaatttatatttactaataagAAAActggaggttgttaattcaatcaatcctattttatatatatataattttaaacgGTTCTGGTGCGGCTTGGGGCCCGCCTAGTTGCCACGTTTGTTAATTTCTGAGTCTTGTAACTCGCTCGTTCTCGATCCACTCCCGATTTTGCCCCTGTATTTCCATTTATATATTAGCATATTATTTCCTCGCTTCTCCTCCCTTGCTCCCCCTCCTCCCCCCTTCTTCACGCTTCAACTCTGTTCTTCCTCGTCGCGCCTCTCGATTTCTCCTTCCTGCCCAATCCCTCGACCTTCTCCTCATTTTATATCAAATTCCGTCTAGCGATCCCTCTTCTTGCCCTCACGTCTCGTCAAAATCGCATCTTACGCCGGCCTCCGCCGCCCGATCAGTGCCGCCTCTCCACTGCCTCTACGTGATTCGTCGATATCATGAGTATTTACTCTCCTTGATGAACCCACGAAACTAGGATCTTGCATGCAATGGACTACCAGGAGGGCTGCTCGTAAGCTGGCACTGTGAGCGTGACCGATGGAAGACGCAGGTGTGGCGGCGCTGGGGGCGTCGAAGGTGGTTAAGGTGAGGCGGGAGGTTCTGGCCGCGTGCATGAAGTGTCCTATCTGTCAAAAGCTCCTCAGGGACGCCACCACCATCCCCGAGTGCCTCCATACTTGTGAGTTCCCCCTTCCCCATCGGCTTCTTTAAATGCTCCCGTTTTTCATTTTTCCTGGTACCAATATCTCGTCCTAGGACTTTTATCGAATGATTGAACGTAGAATTTCCGCTTCTTAcgcattttttttttgaatgattCTCTCGATATGATTTTTTCTTGGTCGTTTTGAGATCCGAATCTTGTATAGTGTATGAAAGATGGAAAGATTATAGTTTTATTACTACGTTCAGATCCTTAACTTTAGCTTGAGGGTATAAGCATTGTTTTCAACAATGATGTCTCTTGCCCTGCTTCTACAGTGAAATGGATTATTGGTGTATTCATGTCCGCCGGTTCGGCGAGAGATGGTTCTTCAATTGCCTTTCTTCTTTGTTCTTTGGCAAACTTGTACAATacatgataaaattgatattataTTTCACGGATCATGGATGCAGCAGTAGAGTCTACTCgaaacaaatttaaatttttccttgcGATGGATTGTTACATTTTTGCACGATGTTGCACTTTACTTATCTAGGTTAAAATTTGAGATTCAGGTCATTTTTGGAACGATAATTCTATTTTGTGTCAAGGTTGGAACGTTGGCTGTGTTTTAAAGGATGTCATGCTTCCTTCATCTAGAACTTAGATATGACATACTTTTGTGCTTTGCAACAAGAACTGCTATATACTTGTCTTACTAATTGTAGCTGCTTAAAATTTCATCCTATTTATGTTTCAATAATTAGCAACAGTTACTTGATAACCATTGATACTTAGGCACATATTTCATCTTTGCACAGCCTCTGTACCTTCTTTGGTTTTGCTAGAACTCTAAACATTCTTCTAATATCCTTGTTTCTTACTTGGAATTGAAGCTTTGCCATCTGAGAGATTACATTAGACTTATGTTTGTTTTGATCCCTTTTATTCACTATTCACCCTTCCAACAGAATTGAGTAAATCTGATAACTCTGCTTCTTAGGTTAAGTATCCAGGCAAGCATTGTAATATGGAATACCAGAACTTGCATTGATGTTCACATTCTTTCAGTTTTCACTCTCCATGCCCTTTGGTTTTCAAATCTTTTTTGTTTCAAATTGACATATTTTGTTTGATTGTGCTTAAGCCTTAAAGTACGGTTTAACACATTCTTTCATGCACCATTGTATATTGACATTTATTTTGTGGGAATGCCTATGTATTTCAAAGCTACTATGTTATGACCTAGATTTTCTTATTTTAATATGGGCCATTAAATAATTATTGGACTAATTATTCAGTAATCATAAGAGTAAATTATTGCATGTCACTTTAATAAGATAAATTGATGACTGAGCTTCTTGAATTTCTCAGCTTGAGTGATTAGTAAATGAGTTTCCTTGTGGATTTGCAATTGTAATTGTTGTTGTTTATCAAGGCATTCATTCTGAGAATGTatgaactctttttttttttaaatggttgACATCAAAAACTGATCTGTATTATAACTGCACCATCAAGGGATCATTTCCCATGGTTGGATGATTGTGACAACTTAGGTCGTGCAAGTTATTGAGATTTAGAACTACTCAATTATGTCCTATATTTTCATATTTGGCTACAACTTGATGTTTGTGTTTTTAATCAGTTTGCAGGAAATGTATTACAGAGAAACTCAATGATGAGGAGATAGATTATTGCCCTGTATGTAATATTAGTTTGGGAGCTGTTCCAATGGAGAAGCTCAGGTTCTTGTATTCTTGCCATTCATATTTTAAAATGACAAGGGCAGAAAAATTACCACGATTTGAATTAAGCTAATTAAGGGAATACCCACAAATGAATTTGCTAAATGTACAACAGTGATCCTAATGAATTTCAAAGTGCCTTCTGGAACTCTCGCATTGCACTTGTAAAGTAACAACTTACCACCACCATTAAGATGGGTTCCAATAAATTGTGTTAGCAGAAAATTAATTGTAGAAAGGATGGTCTTGAGTCATCATAGGTTGAAATAAGGcaagcataattttttttttcttctcatttgTTTGTCTTGCTATTTTTGCGCTATCAATTCTTCCAAGTACAAGGCTTTGATCTTGATCAGCTATTGGTTCACAACTTCTAAATTTCTTTCCAAAATTACCTAATTTAGCATTTGCAACTTATAACATtgcatgaaataagtttcatgtgTCTTCCATCTCATGCTAATTTATGTGAAAATTCTTATTCCAACTGGAGATTATAGGTCTAACTCATTAGCAATACCAATGTCAACTGTTTATCTTCAGCTATATGCATTGAGAAGCACATGATTTTTATAAGCGTGCAGTTAATATCAGATATTTTACAGAGCTGACAACAATTTACAAGACATCAGGGAAACAATTTTTCCTTCTAAAAGAAGAAAGGCTGAACTTCCTGAGAAAGCACCAACCACAGTGTCTCCAgttaaaattaaagaaagatcACTTTCTTCATTGGTTGTCAATACTCCTAATGTAGCAACACAGATGAGTTCAACAGGAAGGCAAATTAAAGCAGTCACTAGAAGAACAGTCATTGTTCATGATCGGAGTTCATGGGCTGATGAATCTAGCAATAAAGACAATTATTTCGATAAGCATGTTCAAAAGCCAAGCTCAAATGTGAGAATGAGCAACGAAACTGATAGATCGAGCAAAGTTTCTCAAAATAGAAAACAGGTAATAAAAGTGGAACTTCAGCATTTGTTGACTCACTTTTGTGTTTAAACAACAAGGAGACTGCATTTATTATCTCGTTCTGTAATTGTACAATCATCCTTTTTTTTCTGTTTGTTTTGCCAGCCTCATCCTAGCTTGGAGTCATCCAACCACACACTTTATGAGGGAAAAGACAGAAGTGGTGGGTTTAAAGAAAATGTTGATATCTGGAACTCCTTGAATTGTCTGGTGGAAGCTGCAAACAGGACAGAATCATTTAGATCTGTTCCCGAGAGCCCTGACGCTGAAACTGAAGGACTTAGTAAGAAGGAAAGGGTTAAAGTGCATCCACACAAGTTTAAAGTTACTGAACAGACAGATAATAGTTCAATGCCACAAGTAATACCAAAAGAAAGTAGGTTGCAAAGAGTCAAGAGAAGAAGGAAAGAGCCTACTGCATCTGCTCAAACATCCTTTGATTCTGGAAGTTCTCCATGTGTTGGGAGGAATCCAATATGGTTCTCCTTGGTTCCTTCTGTCGAACAGTTACATATCTTCTCTTGTGCAAGTCACATTATCTCCTATTATCATGAATGCTTATTATTTCTGATACCTATACCTGGTGTGAATTGTTACAGGACCGAAGATTCACAATTTCAGCAGCTATCTTCAAACTATATAAAGATCAAGTgagttttttttaatcttaatCCTATAATGAACATTCATCATTAGAATTTTATTCGCATATCTTTGTCTTCACCCATTTTTCTTACTGCCATTCTGTTCATTCAAGATTGGCATGTAGCTTCCTTAATTTTTAGCAAAACAAAAGTGCAATGACCCAGAAAGTAGGAGCTGGCACTGGTTAAGTTTGAGTTGAGTATTCAAACATGAGACCTGAGTCAGGACCCATTTTCTCGGAGAAAAAACTGATCCGATCAAGTTCAATTTTCTCATACTAAGCATGACCCAGTAATCTGATTTCAAAATTAGCTTCTTGAAAGAAGAACTGCACGGAATGCCTTGTGTCATTTCACATTAAACATTGCATGTTAGTTAATTTACTTTTAATATGTGCATTTTGATGTCACTCCCATTCATAAAATTTCCTAAACAAATCACATTGGCTCAACTAATTCTGAAATTAACTTGTTGGACCAATAGGACTTGTTCAGGACATTTAAGGATGAGTGGCTTTAAAGTGCACCATTGGGTGTAAATGAACCCCACAATGTTTCATGTGAAAGTGATGCAACAAGTTACTGGCAGGGTTGAGAGACCACCGAATGTGGGAAGCACAGGGTAAATCAGCAAAAATCTCAGCTGGGgcataattttgaaattgttatATATAGGGTCGTGATTTGATAAAAGTCTAAAACTGGGGGCATGATCTAATGAATCACCCATATTTCTACTCCAATTAGTAATGGAGCAAATTTAGATAATACAAAATGATTTAGGAATTGAAAATTGCAACTTGTGGTTGTTGAATGATCCTATATTCTTATTAATGGAAAACATTGATAAAAAGGTAAATTTGTTGATCAACTTAGATTTCATCCTTGCTTAATATTAAGATAGAAGCTCCATTTTTGCCTCATTATTCTCAGAAAAAATAAATCTCCAAAAGTAATTAATATGCCTTGAGCAGTATGGTAACTggaaaaaattaatttagcaaTTTTTCAGTAGGTTCTGCAGCTATATTAATTCCAATAAATTTCTCATTAATATGAATATTATTCTTGCAGTTCCTCTTTGTTGCTTTTACTCTCCTTGTCTATTTGATATAATTAATATTTAGTTTGTAATTTGTCAATAGGGATGGTAGCATGCCTGTGTCCTTCATCCACAAATACCTTGTAAAGAAGCTTAATCTTGAGAATGAAGCTGTGGTCAGTTTTTTCCTTCCAATTCCAATATATATCCTGTAATGCAGTAAACCTTTATTTTATTAGTTCATATTTTGTTGTTTTGACTGCAGTTATTGAGATCATAAAAGGGATTGACATTGTTTCTGCTTCATTGTGTTATTTAAGAGAAGCATTTCCCTTGATGCTTTAAAATTCAGCATGACATCATAGCTAAACCATAATTCCATACAAAGATATACATCTATGGATAATGCATCATAATAATCAACCTACAAAttcatataatataaaatattacaaataattatGCATATTAATCCAACTAAGCTGGATTTAGGCTTTTTGTTATTCTAGCATAAATTTGTTCTATGAAACGAATTAGATTTGCATTCACTTGAATTAtgtttctggaaattttggaGTATATATGTAGCTGCCTTATTAAACTGCTGGTGTTGGCCTCAAGCCCTGATGAAAAAGTTTGAGAGTTGTGTTAACATTGCAGCCAACATCATACTTTGCCTAAACCTATGAGCTTTAATTGTGTTTCTTTGTGAGTGATATGCAAAAGGTGGGCTAGCTAGGGAGGTTGCTTAGGAACAGCCCATCGTATCGACACCTAGATGTGATGCAAAATAACCAAGGGTTCTCAGGTTGCTATCTGTCAATGCAAGAATCTAGTCTCTAATTACATGATTATGTTCTTGGAATATAGAAACTCTTTTGAAGAAGGGACTAGAACTAGAAGACGCCATGTGtaggagaaaaattaacaaaattgcTTATAGGAAACAAAAATAGGTTGGAGAAAAGATTAGATAAATAGGCAATACACCTTTTAAAATCTAGCACGCtagaataattaaaatgaaaattgagTAGGTATTATCTTAAATAAGGATTATAAGGATGAGGCTGTTCAAGAGATCTAGAGATATATATATAGAAGAGTTTTCACTTCACTTCATTTGCATTcatctcttctttttttctttctattttgtaatatatattatataacataaaataaTCAAAACCCAAAatccatttttttaattattagatAATATATACTGTATATAATTTGTGGAATATGACAACTTGTGCTTATAAGCTATAACTGGATGGTCACAGCTGGAAATCACTTGCCTCGGAGAACCAGTGAGCCCCGCAATGTCCATGAACAAGCTTGTGGAACAATGGCTAAGAGAGAGATCTTTGCAAAGGCTTCAGGCGACAGTCGAAGCCTCAGCTAAGGAGTTTGTAATGGTATTAGCCTATGGCCGTCGCAAGGTTTCAGAAAATGAATGAATTGACAATTGCATCGCCAATGAAAGCTCACAATCGAAGAATACATTTCCATGTCGAAACCTCGGGCACTCAAAGGGAGTCCAAGTTAGCACATCTCAATATGTCATCATTTTCTCAATTTTCTGCTTTCACATTCAATGTCGTCTCTATGTATGCAATTTAAGGATTATGAGATGTCTATTTTGATAAGAACACAATAATTTACACCAAATAACTAAAAAGAAAAGCTTTTCATTACAGGCCACAACTTATTGTAAATCTCAGTGAGAGTTTAGTCTTTCGTGAATTATTGTATTTCTGATTCACTAAATCAATCTGATGTTATCAATTTGGAAAGACAAAAATTTAGGCAGTTTGTGATGTCTCTAGAGAAAGTCATGTTTATTAGCTTTTTGAAGAGTCCTATATCGACTATGAAATCATTTTGCAACCTGAAAACAAATTCTCCTTGCGGTAAGATGTGTTCCGAGGGAGTATTTAGAACGTTCGAGCACTTGAGCTACAAAAATAGTTAGTGTTTTTCACCTCTAAACTTCAATTCAAACCTCTTTCATGGAAGTTTCATGAAGAGTGTGCACAGGAACGAAAAACAAATGCATATGATTCAGGaacatgtgcatatgatgcaaaagtaGGCAGAGAGGAACATGGGGTAGCGACCTAAAACGCAATAATACAAAGAACAAGTGTCTATACACATTCTTCGCAAAGATGACACATTTTGTGTTCTACGTGGTGTTGAAGAtgagcaaggaggaataataccAACACAAGTAGATTACCAACCGAAACCCAACTTGGCTATGGTCATACGAGTTCATAACTTTCTTCATTTATTGTGTATCCAAGTTTGAGATCTAATGAAGTTCCAACTCATCCATGCAACATACAATATCTAACTTTACTCAAGAAGTTATTCATCAAACAATAAATAAATGAATCGGCTTTTGACTGTACAAGCAAGCTCATGAACACAGAGCAAACTTGATCGGGAGCTCAAGCAATTCGCTCAACTTGGAACACTCATTGAGTAATAACACACGCATAACTTTATCCAAAACAAACTAAAAATGTCTTAATTTTTACATTAATCCTCAGATCTACAAGAGTTCTTCATTGATTCAACAAAAATGAGATTATTTTACCTCCTTGCTTGCATGAACTTGATCCAACCAAATCAAGGGTGGTAAGAGCATCAAGCATGCATCTATGGTGTGTGAGCCTCATGATCTTAAATGGATGATAATTTCTTCATTTCTTGGTCAAATCTCATGATTCCAAGTTCTACTTATTCTTCCTTTAGTGTACTTTCATCTGAAATAGTGATCCTTGAATGGGGATCTCTGTGCTCGTCTCTGGAGCCCTTCAATTCTGACGAACTCACACACAACTCTCGATTCGACCTTTGTGCATTCAAAGTTCAATATCTCCCTGCTCGCACAAGAAATTCACCTGAGTCCGGACTAGTTAGAAAGCCAAGCTCAAGAGCTACAAAATGATCGAAATTTTAGAGAAATTGGTTGGATATTTCTTGAGTTATTGTCATCCAAAGTGAGAAAAGAAGCACACTTGATCTGAGTTCAAACTCCTGCCCCCCAAAGCTAAGAGCTGGCTGCTTGTCTTGACTCCATCTCGACCGTTGATAACTTTCCATCCGAGGGCTCACGTTTGAAGGCGGCCGGGGAGCGATCCGTGGGGAGAAAGTGTGGACCAATCCGATTTCGTTGTTCTCCCTTCCAGCTTATATTtaagtccttcctcttccttgcTTCTCATCTCAACCATCTCTGCAATCAGCTACCAAATATCCGTTGACGTAGCGGAGGTCCGGCGATGGCGCAGGAGGAGACAGAAGTCTCGACGGCGGCTGGCGAGCCCTTGGTCGATGCTCCCTCCGCGGAGCCGCCGGCGGAAGGCGGCGCGGAGGCTACCGAAGTTCCTCCGGTCGGCGATGCCAATCCttccaaggagaagaaggagcccAAGCCTAAGAAAAAGCCCTCGGGTCCCCGGAAGCCCTCCGCCCACCCGCCCTACGCTGAGGTAAGAGCAGTGACTTTATCGCCTGTTGGATCTCGGTTTGAGAGTAGATCTGGATTGTGAGATTTCTGGTTGGGATGTGTAGATGATTACCGAGGCGATCGTGACGTTGAAGGAACGAACTGGCTCGAGCCAATACGCCATCGGCAAGTAtattgaggacaagcaaaaggaTCACCTCCCAGGAAACTTTAAGAAGGTTCTCCTCGGCCAGCTGAAGAGGCTTGTGGCCGCCGGGAAGCtgaagaaggtaaagaactcttataaACTCCCCGGCGCTCCGGCCGCTGTTTCCTCTTCTGCTGCCCCAGCCAAGCCGAAGGTGAAGGCTAAGGCTAAACCGAAAGCTCAGCCTAAAGCCGCTGCTAAGAAGCCTAAGGCGAAGCCTGCACCGGTCAAGCCCAAGGCGAAGCCTGCAGCGACCGCCAAGCCTAAAGCTAAGCCGGCGCCTGCTGCGAAACCAAAGCCTAATCCAAAACCCAAGGCGAAGGCGAAGGCGAAGGCCAAGGCCAAGCCGGTGACCCCGGTTAAGTCCAAGGCCAAGCCTGCTCCGGCAGCGGCGAAGCCGAAGGCTAAACCCAAAGCACCAGCGGTGTCCAAACCAAAGGCCAAGGCGAAGCCCGCTGCCGCAAAGCCCAAACCAGCCGTGACGCGATCTAAAGCGAAGCCGCCTGCGCCTCCCAAGCCAGCCGCGAAGGCAGCAGCGAAGGACACTCCGAAGAAGGCAGCAGCGCCGAAGGCTCCGGCCGCGGCTAAGAGGAAGGCACCAGCGCCGGCGGTTAAGAAAACGCCGGCGAAGAGAACCAAGAGGACGAAGTAGGCGGCCGATTTTACTTGTTGAtttcctagttttttttttttttttttttcccttttctcgTTTTGGTTAATTTCTTTGTTGAAGTTGAACTGGCTGTTTGTTGTAAATTTCGAGCGTTGGTTTGTGTGGCACATCCTAGAAAATTAATATTAGTCGTTAACTTTTCTATTGTTTTGGGTTTGTGTTTCCGTGCATGGTTGCAGGCGCTCGGAACCGTTAGTATTGATTGGTACACTAAATGAGATGCAGTGCGAGTGGGAGTGCGAGCTTTATATTTAAGTGTCCTAATTAATTTGGGTATTTGTGTACGGATTGTCCTTCGTTATTAAGTAGCACGATTTAGGAGCATTGTGTGGGTTGGATTTCATTAGTTTTTAGATGATTTATGCATTTAAGTTTTTATTCTTTAAGAGTATTATTTGTCTAAACCGATTTATCACAATTCGAATCAATCGACTAGTGGATTGGTCAACCGCCCGATTCCAATCAATTGATTGCATGTATGTTTTTAATTGATATATATGTAATCTGtttgatgattttaaaaattttatattgatGTTAAATTGCctgtacttgtttttttttaatttatctgtatttattttattaaaaaatattgagatctttatacttgataaatatttttattaaagacGTTTGACTCTCGAATTATATTTAGAAAATAATGTTAGGAATTATGATACTTAATAATGAACTAAAGGATATATGTATAATAAGATTTAGTTATCATCTATTTTTTCATGGAATATAGAAAATTGAAACAATAGTTTGTAAAAAGTTGATCTGAATTCATCATTACGAGGGGAATTGGttgagcttataagctgttttggagcttataagcttttcaaatttgtttgtttataagcttttcaaatttgtttggtaaaatTTTTTTCGAACAGCTTATAAGAtgtcaaaataaattattttggagcttataagcttcttttaaaaaagtatggaagaccctacttttttttaaaaaaatcttattttaataattttttctctaaaaatatccttatataatttcataaatcctcatcttatcctccataaatttttataagcttaatatctttttatctccgtCGACTTTTCTTCCAACGCTGTGTCATCTTCTTGGCCAATGCCTCTTTCCAATTTTCTCTCCCCCGGTACAAAAATTCgcccaaaaccctctattaataaaaatctcaaaatcttctattaatagtattatacccttttggtaattttattaataaaaagatcttataataccaaatacatcaatacttttaagttgattgtaataagttcacccaaacactttagcaacttatttttaaaataagatctaacaacttataagttgtacgagcttataaactatttttaataaatttagccAAACATCCTCTAAGGACTATTACTTTTTACTTATCACTAAATATCTTATGAATATAACGAAAGTTTTCCACAGGATTGAGCCAATAACTAAGGATTCTTCTTGATAGGAAAAGAATTAAAAGGAAGAGAGTACGATTTAGCATATTAATTGAACTAATTCCTTTATTACTCAGCCTAACCTATAGATATTATCCATCATAAAGTTCACCCCTCATTAAGAGTCCATCAATATTAATGAATCAGATTATTAGATCTACATATTAAATCCACATCTATTTAATCCAAACTACCTTTATATGTAATCAAACATTATACTACTTAATATTGGGATTTACTTTTATTAATGATAATTAGTTGTATGTATGTTAATCAAGTGTAAGCACATCTTATGAAAATTAAGTTCACACATATAAACTTAATTGGATTTAGTCTATCCATGTGAACTTAATCGTTCAATCTCTCACCGCAGCTATAATTGATTCTTTATACACCACACAATCCTTAGTTGAGCTCAACATGCCAATTTTTATGGGTTaaatacccctttaaataatttggttcattaaatcaattagtACATGACTAAAGAAGTCATAGTTACTATAACTGTAACAAGATCCAACAGTAATCACAGTACtaatatcattaatgacataaATTAAATGTGGATGTGTAGTATAAAATTCACAAAATGTGACCTGTAAGTGCTCATTTCTTCTTTATGACATAAACCGAatccaaatcatatttatcaaaaCCTTATATTAAAACACATGGTAAATAATGATTTAACTTTATGACTCCAAATGAAGTCCATAttatatttacaataaaattaaatattgtaaCAGTAAATATGATATCTATATGTCAGAGAAAGTCAAAATCATGTACACATATAGAAAATATGCAGTATATACAATGAGCCAAAAATCTGTTCATGAATACAGAGTATTACACAAAATGCAGATGTTGGTCTCGAGTAAGctagcaagagggggtgaattaccttgaAAGAAAGTTAACAGTTCTCTCACTTTTTGGAACTTAGCAAAGAACACACGttagtttaataaaaattaaaaacatacaaATAAAATAAGAGACAAAAAAATTTACTTGATTAGCAATTGAGGAGGTTGCGAATTCAAAGCAATGGAAGCTCAACTAAAAGATTTCCTTCAGTGAAGGCAGAGTAGTTTCTTATAGACGTTAACACTcgaacataaacataaaataaatttGGAAATGAAAGTATAGTATGTTGTTCCAAACTCGTAGGACCAGGGCTCTTTTTATAGCCTATTGGTCGAATTTCTCAATTAGCTCATGTGGCAGGTTCGAGCGCTCCCAATGGTGCACCTTATCTACTTTGCAACGACTGTTCAACAGCTTGATAATAAGTCTTTATCAGTAACCGACGCTTAGAGTGTTGCTGACGTGGATCCAAACTCTTTCCCCGTTACAATGTCTCCGAAGGGGTGCCTGTGCTGGTCTAAGTTAGTCTGAGCTATTGGAGTCTAGGTGCTTGGCCAAGTCAATTTCATGTTGAATTGGCCGACTATTGCTCCGGATGCTTGGGTGATTTGCCGGCCATCTAGAGTTAAGCTCATCCGAAtccaactccggccttctcctcgagcagacttcctctccGACTTCTGTCCCTCAAAAGCGCCGTGTGCGCCCTTCTTGTTCGCTGATATACTTTTtcgcagcttctcatcccttggatgcaccagGCCAATTGACTcacttcctgtgtcatccttctcatccgctatgtcttccactcaacttcttgtgttcttaagtccCTACACACAATACATCAAATAAAACTTAGAGACTAACTTAATCAGATTGATCACATCAATACTCACctggatacttacaatctccctttttttaatgtgaatcaacccaagttaagttaagattaaaccaaaataaaataatttcaacAAGTAAATGAAAtgtgcaaaaaaaaataaatatacctCCACGTTAACTTAATCCTTAtttctccccatttgatcacatcaaattaaaataggaaaaatatgaaaaaatagtttagaaaaatATTGGAAATATTTCCAGTGGtacaaaatagatttttttagtGATATGTCTAttcattgaaatttatttttaaagagataattttttatcaattaattttctattttgctaagaataatttaaaaattatttttaagttaagaaaaatcctGAATATTTTTTCCCAtgttaatcataattaatttaagtatgatAACAAATTTTAtgaatagaatatttttttactgtagaaaatattttaaacagatagagttattttcaaaaataaaaattttaaaa from Zingiber officinale cultivar Zhangliang chromosome 6B, Zo_v1.1, whole genome shotgun sequence carries:
- the LOC121990524 gene encoding E3 ubiquitin protein ligase DRIP2-like isoform X1 translates to MEDAGVAALGASKVVKVRREVLAACMKCPICQKLLRDATTIPECLHTFCRKCITEKLNDEEIDYCPVCNISLGAVPMEKLRADNNLQDIRETIFPSKRRKAELPEKAPTTVSPVKIKERSLSSLVVNTPNVATQMSSTGRQIKAVTRRTVIVHDRSSWADESSNKDNYFDKHVQKPSSNVRMSNETDRSSKVSQNRKQPHPSLESSNHTLYEGKDRSGGFKENVDIWNSLNCLVEAANRTESFRSVPESPDAETEGLSKKERVKVHPHKFKVTEQTDNSSMPQVIPKESRLQRVKRRRKEPTASAQTSFDSGSSPCVGRNPIWFSLVPSVEQLHIFSCASHIISYYHECLLFLIPIPGVNCYRTEDSQFQQLSSNYIKIKDGSMPVSFIHKYLVKKLNLENEAVLEITCLGEPVSPAMSMNKLVEQWLRERSLQRLQATVEASAKEFVMVLAYGRRKVSENE
- the LOC121990524 gene encoding E3 ubiquitin protein ligase DRIP2-like isoform X2, which translates into the protein MEDAGVAALGASKVVKVRREVLAACMKCPICQKLLRDATTIPECLHTFCRKCITEKLNDEEIDYCPVCNISLGAVPMEKLRADNNLQDIRETIFPSKRRKAELPEKAPTTVSPVKIKERSLSSLVVNTPNVATQMSSTGRQIKAVTRRTVIVHDRSSWADESSNKDNYFDKHVQKPSSNVRMSNETDRSSKVSQNRKQPHPSLESSNHTLYEGKDRSGGFKENVDIWNSLNCLVEAANRTESFRSVPESPDAETEGLSKKERVKVHPHKFKVTEQTDNSSMPQVIPKESRLQRVKRRRKEPTASAQTSFDSGSSPCVGRNPIWFSLVPSVEQTEDSQFQQLSSNYIKIKDGSMPVSFIHKYLVKKLNLENEAVLEITCLGEPVSPAMSMNKLVEQWLRERSLQRLQATVEASAKEFVMVLAYGRRKVSENE
- the LOC121988893 gene encoding histone H1-like translates to MAQEETEVSTAAGEPLVDAPSAEPPAEGGAEATEVPPVGDANPSKEKKEPKPKKKPSGPRKPSAHPPYAEMITEAIVTLKERTGSSQYAIGKYIEDKQKDHLPGNFKKVLLGQLKRLVAAGKLKKVKNSYKLPGAPAAVSSSAAPAKPKVKAKAKPKAQPKAAAKKPKAKPAPVKPKAKPAATAKPKAKPAPAAKPKPNPKPKAKAKAKAKAKPVTPVKSKAKPAPAAAKPKAKPKAPAVSKPKAKAKPAAAKPKPAVTRSKAKPPAPPKPAAKAAAKDTPKKAAAPKAPAAAKRKAPAPAVKKTPAKRTKRTK